CATGTACAACAATTACTGTTAAAAGCCATTATCCAGTGTGGTAAACAAGGTGTTGAGCGTTGTCATAGTGTCAGCTACACCAGCGATAGTGCTTTATTACAAGAGCTGTTCACGCGTGATGGTGCAGGCACCCTAATAGCTAAAGATTATCAAGAGCAACTGTCGGCTGCCAATATTGATGATGTTGGTGGTATTTTAGAATTAATTGCCCCTCTCGAAGAAGAAGGTGTACTTGTAAAGCGTTCTCGTGAGTTACTTGAAATTGAAATTGATCGCTTTACCGTGATTAAAAAAGAAGACGTTATTATCGCTTGTGCAGCACTTTACCCTTACCCGGAGGCTAAAACAGGCGAAATTGCCTGTTTAGTCATTCACCCTGATTATAGAGGTGGTAATCGAGGTATTAGGCTAATTCAAGCGCTTGAAGAAGCAGCTAAAAGGCAAAGCCTCAATTCTATTTTCGTCTTAACTACGGTTAGTGCTCATTGGTTTATTGAACAAGGTTATAGTGAGCAAGCCATTGAAAACCTTCCAGAAGGTAAGCAAAAGATGTATAACATTCAACGTAAGTCTAAGGCATTTACTAAAGCCATTTAATTATTGAAGCTTACCATAGATATAAAAAGCAACCAGCAAGGTTGCTTTTTTTGTGCCTCTAACATTTACCAACGCTATACTTAATATCGGTTACAAATTATAACAAATCATTTCAATAGAATTTGTTTTTGTGCATACTAGGTAATATAAATGGCTAAACTGCCAACCGGATTAACGTACTTATCCGTATAATAATAATAAAAAATAGGCAAATTTGAGATATGAGTTTTTCTCGATTCTTAGCTGTATGTGCAACTTATTGCACATTTAGCACGTTAGTATTGGCAGAATCTGACAATACACTAGCGTTTAGCGTAGTTCCTGAAGCGGGTTATATAGATAATTTTTTATATTTATCTAATAACGAACCAGGTACTCGTTTTTATTCGCTAAGCTCTGATGTATCTTTAACTTCAAAAAGCCAACAATCGGCATTTAACTTCGATGCTAATATTGCCACGCATCTTTTCGATAAGTTCGAGGATGACAACCATACCAATTTCACTATCATTCCTAAATATCAATTCAAGTTTAGTCAAAATCAACGGCTACATGTTTCTGCACTTTGGTTAAACAATTACATTTATCGCGGTACAGGTTTATCTTTAGGCCAAGCTGAAGCCTTATCAAAAGGTGATGAACAAGAAATTTTAGGTGCAAGTATTGGCTATGAGTACGGCACATTTGAATCTCAAGGCAGAGTAAACTTCGGCCTTAACTATCAAGAAAGTGAATTTACTACTCGACGTGCTGACACCAACAGATTAGATACAGAAATACTGCACATAAAATCGAGTTTTGATTATTTATTATCGGGGAAAACGTATTTAGCCTTTGATCTTGATTACAA
The Colwellia sp. Arc7-D genome window above contains:
- a CDS encoding outer membrane beta-barrel protein — translated: MSFSRFLAVCATYCTFSTLVLAESDNTLAFSVVPEAGYIDNFLYLSNNEPGTRFYSLSSDVSLTSKSQQSAFNFDANIATHLFDKFEDDNHTNFTIIPKYQFKFSQNQRLHVSALWLNNYIYRGTGLSLGQAEALSKGDEQEILGASIGYEYGTFESQGRVNFGLNYQESEFTTRRADTNRLDTEILHIKSSFDYLLSGKTYLAFDLDYKIIDYPNDPLISRDSIAGLIGVKWYTTVISELNFLVGYQNLTFEDNRLSDDSAFKWRVDYTWRPSDFTTLHIVSNRKFDETYRLISSYRLAQTYQIDVMHDFTEHLSVFFAVGINNDEFISPLGSKDEDYLFTTLELDYAYNDRLSFQLSYDYKTLDANYGNIDFAYNKLGISLKLDL